The Zingiber officinale cultivar Zhangliang unplaced genomic scaffold, Zo_v1.1 ctg224, whole genome shotgun sequence genome segment TCTTCCGCGCCGGTCGGCTCTCCGTGCGCATGATCCGGGTGGCGTCCTCCCCGGTGTGCTTGGTCAGTTGCATGGTCAGGGATCACCAGTGGACTCTGGCCGGGGACGCGGTCGTCCTCCGCGTAGCGCCGCGCATGTACGTCTTTCCCATGCCGGGCTTCTGCTACGGTCTCGCGTTGCCCTGCGGCGGTGCGTACGACGACGAGTGCCGGACGCTGGAGGAGATGCTGCTCAGGTTTTGCGCCTTCCGGTGCCTCGAAAGTGAGATTCAAATCTTGTTAAATACTTTCCCCCGCGCGCGCGCCAAtatcaattttgtttttttttgttgggGTTTGAATTCTTCATTTCCGCGCGCCAAGATCAAATAAATGTTTATGTTCCCATACAGGCTCTTCTTCTCGGCGGAGAGGTGAATCAGGTGATGTCTGGTCGCATGCCTTCGAGGAGGTCAAGAAGCTCGCCTCTGTTACTGTCACCAGTGATGCAAGCAGTAGCAGCACCGGCCCTGCATCGCCGGTCTCCGCCGGGAGAAGAGAAATCCAGCGGGCGGTAAGAACGTCGGCGGTAGTGAAGCTGCTCTCCAGGTCGCTGCTCACTGGCGCCCTCGACACGCGTAAGCACCTCGACCTAACCGTCGGCGCCTCCCTCCCCAGCATGCAGATGACAGCGGACCTTTTGGACATGATTGAGACGGGGCGACGAGGGGCGCTGGCGGCGCCTAGTGGGCTCTGGTGCATCAACGACGAAGGGATGAAGCTGCTGCTCGTGATACTCTCCGCATGCAGCACCGTGGAGAAAAGGAAAACGCCACAACTGGAGACGCTgaacgaggaggaggaggagctgaAGGAGGAGGCGGCGGCAGTCACCGCCGCCCATGCAGAGGAGTAGGACGTCAGCGGCGTACCAACCCAAATTCACATTGTTCGACTTAGC includes the following:
- the LOC122036917 gene encoding uncharacterized protein LOC122036917, with protein sequence MASLEAISKVRIGRTTTYRKGTDTELLAVGSEAAMAAKLIVIGADGGSEGGRQVFRAGRLSVRMIRVASSPVCLVSCMVRDHQWTLAGDAVVLRVAPRMYVFPMPGFCYGLALPCGGAYDDECRTLEEMLLRFCAFRCLESSSSRRRGESGDVWSHAFEEVKKLASVTVTSDASSSSTGPASPVSAGRREIQRAVRTSAVVKLLSRSLLTGALDTRKHLDLTVGASLPSMQMTADLLDMIETGRRGALAAPSGLWCINDEGMKLLLVILSACSTVEKRKTPQLETLNEEEEELKEEAAAVTAAHAEE